One region of Citrus sinensis cultivar Valencia sweet orange chromosome 6, DVS_A1.0, whole genome shotgun sequence genomic DNA includes:
- the LOC102625870 gene encoding carotene epsilon-monooxygenase, chloroplastic isoform X1 has translation MQSLHSFSSLSVLAPPVRLQKPTKTPNFVTIKSCINRNPKEESGSKARSWVSPDWLTSLTKSLTITQSDESNIPVASAKLDDVTDLLGGALFLPLFKWMNVYGPIYRLAAGPRNFVVVSDPAIAKHVLRNYGTKYAKGLVSEVSEFLFGSGFAIAEGPLWMGRRRAVAPSLHKKYLSVIVDRVFCKCAERLVERLQTDALNGTAVNMEEKFSQLTLDVIGLSVFNYNFDSLTADSPVIDAVYTALKEAELRSTDILPYWKVKALCKIVPRQIKAEKAVTVIRKTVEELIIKCKEIVETEGERIDDEEYVNDSDPSILRFLLASREEVSSVQLRDDLLSMLVAGHETTGSVLTWTLYLLSKEMESLIRFTLRNRLLEDCNSLMKAQEEIDRVLQGRSASFEDIKDLKFLTRCINESMRLYPHPPVLIRRAQVDDVLPGNYKVNAGQDIMISVYNIHHSSQVWERAEEFLPERFDLEGPMPNETNTDFRFIPFSGGPRKCVGDQFALLEAIVALAILLQNMNFELVPDQNINMTTGATIHTTNGLYMKLRQRQHLNSFVSTSR, from the exons ATGCAATCATTACATTCTTTCTCATCGTTATCCGTCCTCGCACCGCCAGTACGTCTCCAGAAACCCACCAAAACACCCAATTTTGTCACCATCAAATCCTGCATTAACAGAAACCCAAAAGAAGAGTCGGGCAGCAAAGCACGCTCATGGGTCAGCCCAGATTGGCTCACTTCGTTGACCAAGTCTCTGACCATAACCCAAAGCGATGAGTCGAATATACCTGTAGCGAGTGCTAAGCTTGACGACGTGACTGATCTTCTTGGTGGAGCTCTGTTTCTTCCCTTGTTTAAATGGATGAACGTGTATGGACCCATTTACAGGCTGGCTGCTGGACCTAGAAATTTCGTTGTGGTTAGTGACCCGGCAATTGCTAAGCATGTTCTAAGGAACTACGGCACCAAGTATGCTAAAGGTCTTGTATCGGAGGTCTCCGAGTTTCTCTTTGGCTCGGGTTTTGCCATTGCTGAAGGCCCTCTTTGGATG GGAAGGCGCAGGGCTGTGGCTCCATCTCTTCACAAGAAATACTTATCTGTGATAGTTGACCGTGTATTTTGTAAATGTGCTGAGAGATTGGTAGAGAGGCTGCAAACTGACGCTCTAAATGGAACTGCTGTTAATATGGAAGAAAAGTTTTCGCAGTTGACCCTTGATGTTATTGGTCTTTCGGTATTCAactataattttgattcaCTTACTGCTGACAGCCCGGTTATTGATGCAGTTTATACTGCTTTGAAAGAGGCTGAGCTTCGTTCAACTGATATTCTACCATATTGGAAG GTTAAAGCTTTGTGTAAGATTGTTCCTAGACAAATAAAAGCTGAAAAAGCAGTTACAGTGATTAGAAAAACAGTTGAAGAGCTTATTATAAAGTGCAAAGAAATTGTGGAAACTGAAGGTGAAAGAATTGATGACGAGGAATATGTGAATGACAGTGATCCAAGTATCCTCCGTTTTTTGCTTGCCAGTAGAGAAGAG gTATCAAGTGTACAATTAAGAGATGACCTTTTATCTATGTTAGTTGCGGGCCATGAGACCACTGGTTCAGTTTTGACCTGGACACTATATCTTCTAAGCAAG GAAATGGAGAGTTTAATCAGGTTTACCCTCAGAAATAGACTTTTGGAG GATTGTAACTCATTGATGAAAGCACAAGAAGAGATTGATAGAGTATTGCAGGGAAGATCTGCATCCTTTGAAGACATAAAAGATCTGAAATTCCTAACACGTTGCATAAATGAGTCAATGCGTCTCTACCCACATCCTCCT GTCTTGATAAGAAGAGCTCAAGTAGATGATGTGCTCCCTGGAAATTACAAGGTTAATGCTGGTCAAGATATAATGATTTCAGTTTACAATATCCACCATTCCTCACAG GTCTGGGAGAGAGCAGAAGAGTTTTTACCAGAAAGGTTTGACTTGGAAGGCCCCATGCCCAATGAAACAAATACAGATTTTAG ATTCATTCCTTTCAGCGGAGGGCCTCGGAAGTGTGTTGGAGATCAGTTTGCTCTGCTAGAGGCTATTGTTGCTCTAGCAATACTCTTGCAGAATATGAACTTTGAACTAGTTCCTGATCAGAATATCAACATGACTACTGGAGCAACCATACACACAACGAAT GGTTTATACATGAAACTCAGACAACGACAACATTTAAATTCCTTTGTATCTACTTCAAGGTAA
- the LOC102625870 gene encoding carotene epsilon-monooxygenase, chloroplastic isoform X2 produces the protein MQSLHSFSSLSVLAPPVRLQKPTKTPNFVTIKSCINRNPKEESGSKARSWVSPDWLTSLTKSLTITQSDESNIPVASAKLDDVTDLLGGALFLPLFKWMNVYGPIYRLAAGPRNFVVVSDPAIAKHVLRNYGTKYAKGLVSEVSEFLFGSGFAIAEGPLWMGRRRAVAPSLHKKYLSVIVDRVFCKCAERLVERLQTDALNGTAVNMEEKFSQLTLDVIGLSVFNYNFDSLTADSPVIDAVYTALKEAELRSTDILPYWKVKALCKIVPRQIKAEKAVTVIRKTVEELIIKCKEIVETEGERIDDEEYVNDSDPSILRFLLASREEVSSVQLRDDLLSMLVAGHETTGSVLTWTLYLLSKDCNSLMKAQEEIDRVLQGRSASFEDIKDLKFLTRCINESMRLYPHPPVLIRRAQVDDVLPGNYKVNAGQDIMISVYNIHHSSQVWERAEEFLPERFDLEGPMPNETNTDFRFIPFSGGPRKCVGDQFALLEAIVALAILLQNMNFELVPDQNINMTTGATIHTTNGLYMKLRQRQHLNSFVSTSR, from the exons ATGCAATCATTACATTCTTTCTCATCGTTATCCGTCCTCGCACCGCCAGTACGTCTCCAGAAACCCACCAAAACACCCAATTTTGTCACCATCAAATCCTGCATTAACAGAAACCCAAAAGAAGAGTCGGGCAGCAAAGCACGCTCATGGGTCAGCCCAGATTGGCTCACTTCGTTGACCAAGTCTCTGACCATAACCCAAAGCGATGAGTCGAATATACCTGTAGCGAGTGCTAAGCTTGACGACGTGACTGATCTTCTTGGTGGAGCTCTGTTTCTTCCCTTGTTTAAATGGATGAACGTGTATGGACCCATTTACAGGCTGGCTGCTGGACCTAGAAATTTCGTTGTGGTTAGTGACCCGGCAATTGCTAAGCATGTTCTAAGGAACTACGGCACCAAGTATGCTAAAGGTCTTGTATCGGAGGTCTCCGAGTTTCTCTTTGGCTCGGGTTTTGCCATTGCTGAAGGCCCTCTTTGGATG GGAAGGCGCAGGGCTGTGGCTCCATCTCTTCACAAGAAATACTTATCTGTGATAGTTGACCGTGTATTTTGTAAATGTGCTGAGAGATTGGTAGAGAGGCTGCAAACTGACGCTCTAAATGGAACTGCTGTTAATATGGAAGAAAAGTTTTCGCAGTTGACCCTTGATGTTATTGGTCTTTCGGTATTCAactataattttgattcaCTTACTGCTGACAGCCCGGTTATTGATGCAGTTTATACTGCTTTGAAAGAGGCTGAGCTTCGTTCAACTGATATTCTACCATATTGGAAG GTTAAAGCTTTGTGTAAGATTGTTCCTAGACAAATAAAAGCTGAAAAAGCAGTTACAGTGATTAGAAAAACAGTTGAAGAGCTTATTATAAAGTGCAAAGAAATTGTGGAAACTGAAGGTGAAAGAATTGATGACGAGGAATATGTGAATGACAGTGATCCAAGTATCCTCCGTTTTTTGCTTGCCAGTAGAGAAGAG gTATCAAGTGTACAATTAAGAGATGACCTTTTATCTATGTTAGTTGCGGGCCATGAGACCACTGGTTCAGTTTTGACCTGGACACTATATCTTCTAAGCAAG GATTGTAACTCATTGATGAAAGCACAAGAAGAGATTGATAGAGTATTGCAGGGAAGATCTGCATCCTTTGAAGACATAAAAGATCTGAAATTCCTAACACGTTGCATAAATGAGTCAATGCGTCTCTACCCACATCCTCCT GTCTTGATAAGAAGAGCTCAAGTAGATGATGTGCTCCCTGGAAATTACAAGGTTAATGCTGGTCAAGATATAATGATTTCAGTTTACAATATCCACCATTCCTCACAG GTCTGGGAGAGAGCAGAAGAGTTTTTACCAGAAAGGTTTGACTTGGAAGGCCCCATGCCCAATGAAACAAATACAGATTTTAG ATTCATTCCTTTCAGCGGAGGGCCTCGGAAGTGTGTTGGAGATCAGTTTGCTCTGCTAGAGGCTATTGTTGCTCTAGCAATACTCTTGCAGAATATGAACTTTGAACTAGTTCCTGATCAGAATATCAACATGACTACTGGAGCAACCATACACACAACGAAT GGTTTATACATGAAACTCAGACAACGACAACATTTAAATTCCTTTGTATCTACTTCAAGGTAA
- the LOC102625870 gene encoding carotene epsilon-monooxygenase, chloroplastic isoform X3 codes for MQSLHSFSSLSVLAPPVRLQKPTKTPNFVTIKSCINRNPKEESGSKARSWVSPDWLTSLTKSLTITQSDESNIPVASAKLDDVTDLLGGALFLPLFKWMNVYGPIYRLAAGPRNFVVVSDPAIAKHVLRNYGTKYAKGLVSEVSEFLFGSGFAIAEGPLWMGRRRAVAPSLHKKYLSVIVDRVFCKCAERLVERLQTDALNGTAVNMEEKFSQLTLDVIGLSVFNYNFDSLTADSPVIDAVYTALKEAELRSTDILPYWKVKALCKIVPRQIKAEKAVTVIRKTVEELIIKCKEIVETEGERIDDEEYVNDSDPSILRFLLASREEVSSVQLRDDLLSMLVAGHETTGSVLTWTLYLLSKVLIRRAQVDDVLPGNYKVNAGQDIMISVYNIHHSSQVWERAEEFLPERFDLEGPMPNETNTDFRFIPFSGGPRKCVGDQFALLEAIVALAILLQNMNFELVPDQNINMTTGATIHTTNGLYMKLRQRQHLNSFVSTSR; via the exons ATGCAATCATTACATTCTTTCTCATCGTTATCCGTCCTCGCACCGCCAGTACGTCTCCAGAAACCCACCAAAACACCCAATTTTGTCACCATCAAATCCTGCATTAACAGAAACCCAAAAGAAGAGTCGGGCAGCAAAGCACGCTCATGGGTCAGCCCAGATTGGCTCACTTCGTTGACCAAGTCTCTGACCATAACCCAAAGCGATGAGTCGAATATACCTGTAGCGAGTGCTAAGCTTGACGACGTGACTGATCTTCTTGGTGGAGCTCTGTTTCTTCCCTTGTTTAAATGGATGAACGTGTATGGACCCATTTACAGGCTGGCTGCTGGACCTAGAAATTTCGTTGTGGTTAGTGACCCGGCAATTGCTAAGCATGTTCTAAGGAACTACGGCACCAAGTATGCTAAAGGTCTTGTATCGGAGGTCTCCGAGTTTCTCTTTGGCTCGGGTTTTGCCATTGCTGAAGGCCCTCTTTGGATG GGAAGGCGCAGGGCTGTGGCTCCATCTCTTCACAAGAAATACTTATCTGTGATAGTTGACCGTGTATTTTGTAAATGTGCTGAGAGATTGGTAGAGAGGCTGCAAACTGACGCTCTAAATGGAACTGCTGTTAATATGGAAGAAAAGTTTTCGCAGTTGACCCTTGATGTTATTGGTCTTTCGGTATTCAactataattttgattcaCTTACTGCTGACAGCCCGGTTATTGATGCAGTTTATACTGCTTTGAAAGAGGCTGAGCTTCGTTCAACTGATATTCTACCATATTGGAAG GTTAAAGCTTTGTGTAAGATTGTTCCTAGACAAATAAAAGCTGAAAAAGCAGTTACAGTGATTAGAAAAACAGTTGAAGAGCTTATTATAAAGTGCAAAGAAATTGTGGAAACTGAAGGTGAAAGAATTGATGACGAGGAATATGTGAATGACAGTGATCCAAGTATCCTCCGTTTTTTGCTTGCCAGTAGAGAAGAG gTATCAAGTGTACAATTAAGAGATGACCTTTTATCTATGTTAGTTGCGGGCCATGAGACCACTGGTTCAGTTTTGACCTGGACACTATATCTTCTAAGCAAG GTCTTGATAAGAAGAGCTCAAGTAGATGATGTGCTCCCTGGAAATTACAAGGTTAATGCTGGTCAAGATATAATGATTTCAGTTTACAATATCCACCATTCCTCACAG GTCTGGGAGAGAGCAGAAGAGTTTTTACCAGAAAGGTTTGACTTGGAAGGCCCCATGCCCAATGAAACAAATACAGATTTTAG ATTCATTCCTTTCAGCGGAGGGCCTCGGAAGTGTGTTGGAGATCAGTTTGCTCTGCTAGAGGCTATTGTTGCTCTAGCAATACTCTTGCAGAATATGAACTTTGAACTAGTTCCTGATCAGAATATCAACATGACTACTGGAGCAACCATACACACAACGAAT GGTTTATACATGAAACTCAGACAACGACAACATTTAAATTCCTTTGTATCTACTTCAAGGTAA